A stretch of DNA from Arachis hypogaea cultivar Tifrunner chromosome 19, arahy.Tifrunner.gnm2.J5K5, whole genome shotgun sequence:
ACATACATTACGTACCTTACAATTTTATATAGCATATGAAGATATTTTATGAGGCAAAATGTTCAAAAGAATATCTGAAGAGACAAGTCCTTTCGAGCACACATGTTAATGCTGGAGCCGATTCCTTAAATATCTAAGCATTGGTTTGGTGTTGTTGAGTGCTAACTTAACTTTTATGCtaaatgaatttattttattacacTCATCCATGATTCTATGATATACAACTATGCAGCCACACTGTAGCAGGGTATATGCTATGATTCACACGGACAAAACCACACAGTCCCACGTTAGTGTAGGCAGCAGCCTTGGAAGGTAGTTCAAATAATAATATGAGTTTAGTTTTgatgtattaataattatattgtcgtgatttaatcaaattatttttaagtagTCAACGAAAGAAATAGCTTTTTTTTACtgtaacaatatataattcaatatCTTTACACTAACCCTACGTGCATAGAATTATTAGATCCACAATATAATTAATTGTGCAAAATGATCAGGAACTTTGTTAAGGGATATATCCTTAGTGCTGTGCTTACAGCCTGTTGTCTGTACCTAGTTGACAGGGActcttttttctcaattttttcacGTGAATGCTAAGAATGCCTTCGCCTGCAACTAGAACTGGAACTGAATCAGACTTAGATAAATAAGGCTAACtttaaatttggttttaaatttaatttattaataatcaaatttatttgtaaaatttattatgttcaataattaattaaaagttttGTTCCGACCCAATCTAATAAGAGTCGGGGATCCATTCTAAGGGGTTGCTGACTTGATGGATCTTCAATCCGAAAACGAAGGTGAACCACGCATTACTTCACTCCTGGATAAAACCTGAACAACTGACTGAAGTTTTTAGACGGACGGGTCCAAAATAAAGGGTTTATCTGAGTATAAGATATAAATGGGGAGAGATCTACTCCTCTCTAAAGGTTCGTCACTTTTATTCTAATTAGCCCCCTCATCGTACGGACACTTACTTTAGCATCAGAGTGTCCTTGTAGATAGCCCAACCCGCCGACTCACAGGCGATCGGGACAATACCTCTTCTCGTAGAGCTCGCGCCCAAGTTCAGATACCCCCCTTTCACTCAATTCGTTGCTCATGACCCAACATCCATCTAATCTATCACTCTGACAAGCAACCGAACATTGATACCATCTGTGGAGAGCATGAAAAGGCAAGTGTAAAACGGACTTTTTTCCTTCACTTTCAAATCAGGCATAAAGAGCATTTAATGCTCTTAGTACGGATATCGAAATGACACCCCAAGCAATGGTTGGGGACAGCTCACGCGCACTAAAGACGTGGATCTCGTCAACGGGTCCCCGAGTAAAGGAAAACTACTACTTGGGAAGACGCGAGTAACTCGAACGTGCCAACCGTGAGCCTCACGGTTTGCCACGTTGGGGCATTGTTCCGGCCAAACCCAATAAGGGCCGGGGGTCCATCCTACGAACTACCGACCCACGGGTCTTCAACCCATATACAAAGGTGATTCGCGCGTCACCTCACTCCTGGATGAAGACATGGATAGCTGGCAGAAACTTTCCGGCCAAACCCAATAAGGGCCCACCTGAGTACAAGGTATAAATGGGGAGGGACCTACTCATCTCCAGAGGTACAACATCTTTATCCTAATTAGCCGCTCATCGTACGAACGCTTACTTTAGCATCGGAATGTCCCTACAGGTGGCCTCACCCGCTGACCCACCAACAATCGTGACAACACCTCTTCTCGTAGAGTTCGCGCTAGGTCCAGATATCCCCCTTTCACTCAACCCATTGCTCATAACCCGACATCCATCCGACCCATCATTCTAACGAGCAACCGAACAAGTTTGTAAGTATATCTATTTATAttacaacaaaaattatttttagtgataATAACATATAACTACTATATGttttatttaacttatatttttacgGAAATTATatgttcattattattattatatgttataacgacaattatatattttttacgaCTATTAAAAAGATGTTTGCTAACAATTGTGTACTTGTCACTGAAACTTTATAGTAAGAATATATAAGACGACTAATGTCAAATTAATGATAAACATATTAGCAACTATTTTTATtgtcactaaaaataaaataaatagctactaaaaataaattttctagtAGTAATAAATTATAAAGTATATATATTATCTAACTATTAGTTATAGTTTATATTCtctatcaaaattatatataaaaaattacaataaaattttgTACCAAAACATTAATATAGAGATATgtcaggttttttttccataaaaaaattaattaaatttgtcgtctaataaaataattaaattatatcgcTCATTTAACTTTtctaataaaataacaaagataTTATAATTTAgatatgacaaaaataaaaaataatgcatactcatatatttaataaataatagtgaacttataatttttctttgataaattaaaagtataaaatatatatatataactcatgATCTAATAAGTTGAATTTATTGAAGTTCATACTCGATTAATTTAATAAGTTGATGATTTGACTCAGTTCTAACCTAGTTATGACCATCATGTGGGCCTAATATGTCTTAGTGGTAACACAAGGAAGGGGATTGGAAACATGGTAATTGTGATTGTAGATTTGACTTAGGAAAACGGTTTTTCAGCttaggaaaagaaaagaatgctGTTCAAGCAAGAATTTTACATAATGGAAAATGAAAGTGTATTTAGATATTAAGTTTGAGGGATACAATTGAAAGTCCACATCCATAGAAAATTACTGATCAGATTTATTAAGATTTTGGGTTAAGATGTGACGATTTATTCACTGTAATGATTACTTGCTTAATTCATTGGTTAAAGTCTTATGTTGATGTGTTATGAGATGACGACTTTGCACTCTTTCTTTTTAATCATAAGATCTTAATTATATTATTGTTCTGGATAATAATGTTCAAGTGCTTTGTTAATGTGGCATATATTTAAAGCCAGACAGTTTCAGGAAGATGAGACAATCTTTTCATCACTATGCCTTCGTGACTTCAAATTTCTGAAGGAAACGTTGGGCAAAGTATATGATTATTATGTTCAATTTCCATGTAACGTAAAGTGCAACAAGGGCAAACTTTATGTGACCAAGAATCTACACTTGTTCTATATGCcacatgtaaaaaaaataaaaaataaaaataaagatcacaAAACAATGTCATGATAATATGATATGATTTTCTATATACATCTTGAAATAGGGCCAATAACTCCTTGTGATGATGAGTTGTGTCTCTCAACAAGAAGCAAAAAGAATTCAGCACTCCATTTTTGTGTgtccaaaataaaaaatccaaattaaaacacaaagcacgttttttgtttttttgttttttttttttttttttttttttttttgtttaagcaTGAATGACTTTCCCTTGTGGTGGAAATCTGACCCTGAAAACATGTTCTTCCCCTGTGCATTTATCAACCTTAACAACCCAACGGCTCTTGTTACTCATTACTCTGTTTCCTCCACCATACTTAGGACTATTAATCACATTGGATCCAATTCTAAATTTAGTTACCAAAAGTCCTTCACCAATTGGAAGCAATTGAGTAGTCCTTGAACCAAACCAAGAAGACCCGTTGCAACTAAATGCATTGTATCCAACAACAACTACTGTTCCATTGTTATTATTTCcatgcactttcttgaggatttcttcGTGGCTATCAAGGTTGCAATCTATTAGCAGAAAATCAGCTGAATCAAAAGTGTGGTTTACCATTAGTTCTTGTGCTTCTCCAACCATGAATTCGACTCGTTGTGCCGCGGTACCCAATGCGGTTTTGGAGGCTTTTAGATTTTGATGGCTGTTTACAATGCAGATAACTTGGCCGCCGGTTTGGTTTGCAGCGGCCACCAAGGCTAGTGTGGTGGATCCGGCTGAGCCGGCGCAGGCAACGACCATTGTTTGTGCGTTGTTTCCTGCTGCTAGTGCTGATATGAACTCAGCCACGTCTGGTTCCTTCGCCTTTTGACCCTGAAGAGAAAACATCACACAAAAtacattagaaaaatatttttagttttttatgttAGAAAAATAGAGACTAATTAAGAAGTTTATGGTGATAATTAAGATTGAGACGTATGTCTAATTAAGATGGTTTTGTAGTAATACTAACCATTTTTAAAGTGCTGAGATAGGCCTTAGTGGCATTTTCTGCAGACCAACAAGCCATAGCTGTTCAATTTTATAGCTTGTTTTTGGATGAAAGAGAGAATGTTGATTGCGAGACTGGAGATGTGAATGATGGGTCGATTGGCCTTTGGTTATGGTTATTTATATACAATACAGGAATATGAGCAACCAAGGGATCTTGGGGGACCTATGGTGGGTCATGGGATAATCCAACTAGCTAAGGACATAGATAAAGCCTATGTGactacaacaataacaataacaat
This window harbors:
- the LOC112775068 gene encoding uncharacterized protein, which codes for MACWSAENATKAYLSTLKMGQKAKEPDVAEFISALAAGNNAQTMVVACAGSAGSTTLALVAAANQTGGQVICIVNSHQNLKASKTALGTAAQRVEFMVGEAQELMVNHTFDSADFLLIDCNLDSHEEILKKVHGNNNNGTVVVVGYNAFSCNGSSWFGSRTTQLLPIGEGLLVTKFRIGSNVINSPKYGGGNRVMSNKSRWVVKVDKCTGEEHVFRVRFPPQGKVIHA